The following proteins are co-located in the Spinactinospora alkalitolerans genome:
- a CDS encoding M81 family metallopeptidase, which produces MAPRIVIAGFLHETNTFAATPADYENFVNGEGFPRMRRGGDVLGLADVNIAAGGFIKEARGWEADLRPVLWCAASPSAPVTDRAFERICGEVVEACRDLRPDAVYLDLHGAMVTRSHDDGDGEVLRRVREAVGPRVPVVVSLDLHANMTRRMFDEADAMVAYRTYPHVDMAETGRRAASLLRRLLDGAALTGHHLRIPFLVPINSGSTLLEPAGEVYDHVQSVPDDDVTLTFAAGFPAADFPDCGPSVFGYGEDADAVVREVERLRDLVERREDEFALDVMDAEQAVDTAIRTVESGVSPVVVADTQDNPGAGGDARTTGLLRVLLERDHPGSVLAAMWDADVVAQAARAGAGGRIEAEFPGSGVDGDAPLRRTFEVAALTDGRVVFEGPMMRGNELAVGPSCLLRSGNVSVVVSSRKAQIMDRNQIRAAGIEPEAQNIVVVKSSVHFRGDFQPMAGRVLVGVAPGPMAADPTTLPWTRLRSGMRTGPDGPAAP; this is translated from the coding sequence CTTCGTCAACGGCGAGGGGTTCCCGCGGATGCGCCGCGGCGGGGACGTTCTGGGGCTGGCGGACGTCAACATCGCGGCCGGCGGGTTCATCAAGGAGGCCCGGGGATGGGAGGCCGACCTCCGGCCGGTGCTCTGGTGCGCGGCCTCGCCCTCGGCCCCGGTGACGGACCGGGCGTTCGAGAGGATCTGCGGGGAGGTCGTCGAGGCGTGCCGGGACCTGCGGCCGGACGCGGTGTACCTGGACCTCCACGGAGCCATGGTGACGCGGTCGCACGACGACGGCGACGGGGAGGTGCTGCGCCGGGTCCGCGAGGCGGTGGGCCCGCGGGTGCCCGTCGTCGTGAGCCTGGACCTGCACGCGAACATGACCCGGCGGATGTTCGACGAGGCGGACGCGATGGTCGCCTACCGGACCTACCCCCACGTGGACATGGCCGAGACGGGGCGGCGGGCGGCGTCGCTGCTGCGCCGCCTCCTGGACGGCGCGGCGCTCACCGGCCACCACCTCAGGATCCCGTTCCTGGTCCCGATCAATTCCGGCAGCACCCTCCTGGAACCCGCCGGGGAGGTCTACGATCACGTCCAGAGCGTCCCCGACGACGATGTGACGCTCACCTTCGCGGCCGGTTTCCCCGCGGCCGACTTCCCCGACTGCGGGCCGTCGGTGTTCGGGTACGGCGAGGACGCCGACGCGGTGGTCCGGGAGGTCGAGCGGCTCCGGGACCTCGTCGAGCGGCGGGAGGACGAGTTCGCCCTCGACGTCATGGACGCGGAGCAGGCCGTTGACACCGCCATCAGGACGGTGGAGTCGGGCGTGTCCCCGGTGGTCGTCGCCGACACCCAGGACAACCCGGGGGCCGGCGGGGACGCGAGGACCACGGGGCTGCTGCGGGTGCTGCTGGAGCGGGACCACCCCGGATCGGTACTGGCGGCGATGTGGGACGCCGACGTCGTCGCGCAGGCGGCCCGCGCCGGTGCGGGCGGGAGGATCGAGGCGGAGTTCCCGGGCTCGGGCGTCGACGGGGACGCCCCCCTCCGCAGGACCTTCGAGGTGGCCGCGCTGACCGACGGCAGGGTCGTCTTCGAGGGCCCGATGATGCGCGGGAACGAGCTCGCAGTGGGGCCGTCGTGCCTGCTGCGGTCGGGCAACGTGTCCGTCGTGGTCAGCTCCCGCAAAGCGCAGATCATGGACCGGAACCAGATCCGGGCGGCCGGGATCGAGCCCGAAGCGCAGAACATCGTCGTGGTGAAGAGCTCCGTCCACTTCCGCGGCGACTTCCAGCCGATGGCCGGCCGCGTCCTGGTCGGGGTGGCCCCCGGGCCGATGGCGGCGGACCCCACCACGCTCCCGTGGACCCGCCTCCGTTCCGGCATGCGCACGGGACCCGACGGTCCCGCCGCCCCCTGA
- a CDS encoding urease accessory protein UreF: MAPDPARSDDRPIDGGQPTPPALLLLADGRFPSGGHAHSGGLEAAAGMEGVHGIAALELFLRGRLDTVGVVAAAFAAAACAAFREAVSRSDTTAGLDGDSRQSGPADTRTTIEQLDLEFDARCPSPVLRTTSRRLGRQLLRAGRAAWPHPVLDAPASSPGRGPHQPVALGAVAAAARLQPDAAALAAAHDAVTGPATAAVRLLSLNPFTVHAVLARLGSQVHAVAADGARYAGTAPADLPARAGPLLDVSAEHHATWEVRLFAS, from the coding sequence ATGGCGCCCGATCCCGCCCGCAGCGACGACCGTCCCATCGACGGCGGACAGCCCACGCCGCCGGCGCTGCTGCTGCTCGCCGACGGACGATTCCCCTCCGGCGGCCACGCCCATTCCGGCGGCCTCGAAGCCGCGGCCGGAATGGAGGGCGTGCACGGCATCGCGGCCCTGGAGCTGTTCCTGCGCGGACGGCTCGACACCGTCGGCGTGGTCGCGGCGGCATTCGCCGCGGCGGCCTGCGCCGCGTTCCGGGAGGCCGTCTCCCGGTCCGACACCACCGCCGGCCTCGACGGGGACAGCCGGCAGAGCGGTCCAGCGGACACGAGGACCACGATCGAACAGTTGGACCTCGAGTTCGATGCCCGCTGCCCATCGCCGGTACTGCGAACCACCTCGCGCCGGTTGGGCAGGCAACTGCTGCGAGCGGGGCGGGCGGCCTGGCCCCACCCCGTTCTCGACGCGCCGGCGTCCTCCCCCGGACGCGGTCCTCACCAGCCGGTCGCGTTGGGCGCGGTGGCCGCCGCGGCACGACTTCAGCCCGATGCCGCCGCGCTGGCAGCCGCCCACGACGCCGTCACCGGACCCGCGACGGCAGCCGTGCGCCTGCTTTCGCTGAACCCGTTCACCGTGCACGCCGTGCTCGCGCGACTGGGGTCGCAGGTGCACGCGGTCGCCGCCGACGGCGCCCGGTACGCCGGAACCGCACCGGCGGACCTGCCGGCCCGCGCCGGGCCGCTCCTCGATGTTTCCGCCGAGCACCACGCCACTTGGGAGGTACGTCTCTTTGCGTCCTGA
- a CDS encoding urease subunit gamma gives MLLTMHERERLMIYTAAKLAAERRDRGVKLNLPEATALITSFLLEGARDGRTVADLMDAGRDVLGRDDVMEGVPELLGLLQVEATFPDGTKLITVTAPIS, from the coding sequence ATGCTTTTGACAATGCATGAGCGCGAGCGGTTGATGATCTATACCGCGGCCAAGCTCGCCGCCGAACGCAGGGACCGCGGTGTCAAGCTCAACCTTCCCGAGGCCACGGCGCTGATCACGTCGTTCCTGCTCGAGGGCGCACGGGACGGACGTACGGTCGCCGATCTCATGGACGCCGGTCGCGACGTGCTCGGTCGCGACGATGTGATGGAAGGGGTTCCGGAACTGCTGGGGCTGCTCCAAGTCGAAGCGACATTTCCGGACGGCACCAAACTGATCACCGTCACGGCACCGATCTCATGA
- a CDS encoding urease subunit beta → MTRRSEHPSDDPGRKRSRRHELDKHPASGSNNPSLPRRPGTGERQAERRHYTGHEPYLEEPLIPGEILYGDDPVAINSGKDAITLRVENTADRPVQIGSHFHFAEVNTALDFDRDAAWGRRLNVLSGGSMRFEPGAVEQVELIPIGGRRIVAGLRGLCGGNLDG, encoded by the coding sequence ATGACTCGCCGCAGTGAGCACCCCAGCGACGACCCGGGTCGCAAGCGGTCCCGACGGCATGAGCTCGACAAGCACCCGGCCAGTGGATCGAACAACCCGAGCCTGCCGCGGCGTCCGGGGACCGGGGAGCGGCAGGCGGAGCGGCGGCACTACACCGGTCACGAGCCTTACCTCGAGGAGCCGCTGATTCCCGGCGAGATCCTCTACGGCGACGATCCGGTCGCGATCAACTCGGGGAAGGACGCCATCACCCTGCGTGTGGAGAATACGGCCGACCGGCCGGTCCAGATCGGCTCCCACTTCCACTTCGCCGAGGTCAACACCGCCCTGGACTTCGACAGGGACGCCGCTTGGGGCCGACGGCTGAACGTGCTGTCCGGTGGGTCGATGCGCTTCGAACCCGGGGCCGTCGAGCAGGTCGAACTGATCCCGATCGGCGGTCGGCGGATCGTGGCCGGATTGCGCGGGCTGTGCGGAGGCAACCTCGATGGTTGA
- a CDS encoding cold-shock protein, with the protein MAQGTVKWFNGEKGFGFISQDEGGPDVFVHYSNIAGSGFRNLDENQRVEFDVTQGPKGPQAEQVRGL; encoded by the coding sequence ATGGCTCAGGGAACCGTCAAGTGGTTCAACGGGGAGAAGGGCTTCGGCTTCATCAGTCAGGATGAGGGCGGCCCGGACGTCTTCGTGCACTACAGCAACATCGCCGGCTCCGGCTTCCGCAACCTCGACGAGAACCAGCGCGTCGAGTTCGACGTCACGCAGGGCCCCAAGGGTCCGCAGGCCGAGCAGGTCCGGGGACTGTAA
- a CDS encoding N-carbamoyl-D-amino-acid hydrolase gives MTRGFGLGVAQVGGIGPAEPRSSVVARLVDLMRRAKDKGASFVVFPELALTTFFPRYWQESTDAMDRYFERSMPSRETIALFECARDLRIGFSLGYAELTPEGRRHNTSVIVDEAGEIRGRYRKIHLPGHADRWEGAPFQHLEKRYFEVGDLGLGVFPAAGTRIGMCLCNDRRWPEVYRVLALQSAELVVLGYNTPTEVPGWREEPHAKMFTHLLSLQAGAYQNSVWVAAAGKSGTEDGQHLIGGSAIVAPSGEIVAKASTEGDELVYCDIDLDMAAPYRSGVFDFEAHRRPEEYTLITERKGRGEPLPRPEGSAGGP, from the coding sequence ATGACGCGCGGATTCGGATTGGGAGTGGCCCAGGTCGGTGGAATCGGCCCCGCGGAGCCGAGGAGCTCGGTGGTCGCACGGCTGGTGGACCTGATGCGGCGGGCCAAGGACAAGGGGGCGTCCTTCGTGGTGTTCCCGGAACTGGCCCTCACCACGTTCTTTCCGCGGTACTGGCAGGAGTCGACCGATGCGATGGACCGGTACTTCGAGAGGTCGATGCCGAGCCGGGAGACCATCGCGCTCTTCGAGTGCGCACGCGATCTCCGCATCGGCTTCTCCCTCGGCTACGCCGAGCTGACGCCTGAGGGACGGCGCCACAACACCTCCGTCATCGTCGACGAAGCGGGGGAGATCCGCGGGAGGTACCGCAAGATCCACCTCCCGGGACACGCCGATCGCTGGGAGGGTGCGCCGTTCCAGCATCTTGAGAAGAGGTACTTCGAGGTCGGGGACCTGGGGCTCGGGGTCTTCCCCGCCGCCGGTACCCGGATCGGCATGTGCCTGTGCAACGACCGGCGGTGGCCGGAGGTGTACCGGGTCCTCGCGCTGCAGAGCGCGGAGCTGGTGGTCCTCGGCTACAACACCCCGACGGAGGTGCCGGGATGGCGGGAGGAGCCGCACGCCAAGATGTTCACCCACCTGCTGTCGCTGCAGGCGGGGGCCTACCAGAACTCCGTCTGGGTCGCCGCGGCGGGCAAGTCGGGGACCGAGGACGGGCAGCACCTCATCGGCGGGTCGGCGATCGTCGCCCCGTCCGGCGAGATCGTCGCCAAGGCCTCGACGGAGGGCGACGAGCTCGTCTACTGCGACATCGACCTGGACATGGCCGCACCGTACCGCAGCGGAGTCTTCGACTTCGAAGCCCACCGGCGGCCCGAGGAGTACACCCTGATCACGGAGCGGAAGGGGCGGGGAGAACCCCTTCCCCGGCCTGAGGGGAGCGCGGGCGGGCCGTAG
- a CDS encoding urease subunit alpha, whose amino-acid sequence MVEINRAEYAASFGPTTGDRIRLADTNLFIQVTDDLCGGGDEAIFGGGKSVRESMGQSRATRAEGTPDLVITGAVVLDHWGVIKADVGIRDGRIAALGKAGNPETMDGVHPDLVIGPSTEVAAGNGLILTAGAIDSHVHFVSPDMFEIALGTGTTTVVGGGTGPTEGSKATLATPGAWWMRQMLESFDPWPVNVLFLGRGNTVSHEALWEQLRGGAGGLKVHEDWGATPAVVDASLTVADESGVQVAIHSDTLNEAGFVETLLAAVKGRTFHAYHTEGAGGGHAPDIIKIAGERYVLPASTNPTRPFTHNTIAEHLDMVMTAHHLNPQVPNDLAFAESRVRAGTIAAEDVLQDLGALSIMSSDAQAMGRIGEVVLRTWQTAHQMKLVRGSLPGDGPADNHRARRYVAKYTICPAIAHGLEHEIGSVEPGKMADLVLWQPGLFGIRPMTVFKGGMAAVAALGDPNAAIPTPQPVFPRLGFNASSPTAASTSVAFVAPAAIEDGLADRLATRRRLVAVADVRGRGKEDLPENTATPRIEVDPDTFSVHVDGELIEHDPATELPMAQRYFLF is encoded by the coding sequence ATGGTTGAGATCAACCGAGCGGAGTACGCCGCTTCTTTCGGCCCGACCACCGGGGACCGGATCAGGTTGGCGGACACCAATCTGTTCATCCAGGTCACCGACGACCTCTGCGGCGGTGGGGACGAGGCGATCTTCGGCGGCGGGAAGTCGGTGCGCGAGTCGATGGGCCAATCGCGCGCGACCCGCGCGGAGGGCACACCGGACCTGGTGATCACCGGTGCCGTGGTGCTGGACCACTGGGGCGTGATCAAAGCCGATGTCGGGATCCGGGACGGCCGGATCGCGGCGCTGGGCAAGGCCGGCAACCCCGAGACCATGGACGGAGTGCATCCCGATCTGGTGATCGGACCGTCCACGGAGGTGGCGGCCGGAAACGGACTGATCCTCACGGCCGGGGCGATCGACAGCCACGTGCACTTCGTCAGTCCGGACATGTTCGAGATCGCTCTCGGCACGGGGACGACCACTGTGGTGGGCGGTGGCACCGGTCCGACCGAGGGATCCAAGGCCACGCTGGCCACCCCGGGCGCATGGTGGATGAGGCAGATGCTGGAGTCCTTCGATCCCTGGCCGGTCAATGTGCTGTTCCTGGGGCGCGGCAACACCGTGTCCCACGAGGCCCTCTGGGAGCAGCTGCGCGGCGGCGCGGGCGGGCTCAAGGTCCATGAGGACTGGGGCGCCACTCCTGCCGTGGTCGATGCCTCGCTGACGGTCGCCGACGAGTCCGGCGTGCAGGTGGCCATCCACAGCGACACCCTCAATGAGGCCGGATTCGTGGAGACCCTGCTCGCGGCGGTGAAAGGACGGACCTTCCACGCCTACCACACCGAGGGGGCCGGCGGCGGCCACGCGCCCGACATCATCAAGATCGCCGGTGAGCGGTACGTGCTGCCGGCCTCGACCAATCCGACGCGGCCGTTCACCCACAACACGATCGCCGAACACCTGGACATGGTGATGACCGCTCATCACCTCAATCCGCAGGTTCCCAACGATCTGGCGTTCGCGGAGAGCCGGGTGCGCGCGGGCACGATCGCGGCGGAGGACGTGCTGCAGGATCTCGGCGCACTGTCGATCATGTCCTCGGACGCGCAGGCGATGGGCCGGATCGGGGAGGTCGTGCTCCGGACCTGGCAGACCGCCCACCAGATGAAGCTGGTACGCGGCTCTCTGCCGGGAGACGGACCGGCCGACAACCACCGGGCCCGGCGCTACGTCGCGAAGTACACCATCTGCCCGGCGATCGCCCACGGCCTGGAGCACGAGATCGGCTCGGTCGAGCCTGGCAAGATGGCCGACCTGGTGCTGTGGCAGCCGGGCCTGTTCGGGATCCGGCCCATGACGGTGTTCAAGGGCGGAATGGCCGCGGTCGCCGCCCTCGGTGACCCGAACGCCGCCATACCCACTCCACAGCCCGTGTTCCCCCGGCTCGGATTCAACGCCTCGAGCCCGACCGCCGCATCCACCAGCGTCGCCTTCGTCGCACCCGCGGCCATCGAGGACGGCCTGGCCGATCGGCTCGCGACCCGCCGCAGGCTGGTCGCGGTGGCCGACGTCCGGGGGCGCGGCAAGGAGGACCTGCCCGAGAACACGGCGACGCCCCGCATCGAGGTCGACCCGGACACCTTCAGCGTGCACGTGGACGGCGAGCTGATCGAGCACGATCCGGCCACCGAGCTGCCCATGGCGCAGCGCTACTTCCTGTTCTGA
- a CDS encoding NAD(P)/FAD-dependent oxidoreductase yields the protein MNLLPGAAELRAVPRSKEFRNGGVSFWYRQTGIPERRAPLAGSAAYDVCIVGGGYTGLWTAYYLKQERPDLRIAVVEREFAGFGASGRNGGWLSAEFAGSRRRHARSRGRQAMVDLQRAMFAGVDEVIDVAAREGIDADIVKGGLIHVATNPAQRARLLAETEDLRQWGFGPDDLRNLDRDEWEGRIRVAGALAATYTPHCARIQPAKLAIGLARTVAGLGVDIFEGTAVSEIRPRTGGRPATAVTDRGDVRADYVIRATEGFTASLAGQRRQWLPMNSSMIVTEPLGADVWKHIGWEGRELLGDEAHAYVYAQRTSDDRIAIGGRGVPYRFGSATDRRGGTQPQTVASLWRVLSRLMPAAAQAPVQHAWCGVLGVPRDWCSTTHVDHESGLGWAGGYVGSGVTTTNLAGRTLRDLVLREDTELTRLPWVGRRVRNWEPEPLRWTGVQLIYHLFRTADRRENDHVAATSAYARIAQMISGR from the coding sequence GTGAACCTGCTACCCGGCGCCGCCGAGCTGCGTGCCGTCCCCCGTTCGAAGGAGTTCCGCAACGGCGGGGTGTCCTTCTGGTACCGGCAGACGGGGATCCCCGAGCGGCGCGCTCCCCTGGCGGGCTCCGCGGCCTACGACGTCTGCATCGTCGGCGGCGGTTACACCGGCCTGTGGACCGCCTACTACCTCAAGCAGGAGCGTCCCGACCTGCGAATCGCCGTCGTGGAACGCGAATTCGCCGGATTCGGTGCGTCCGGGCGCAACGGCGGCTGGCTGTCGGCGGAGTTCGCCGGATCCCGGCGGCGCCACGCGCGGTCCCGCGGCCGTCAGGCGATGGTGGACCTGCAGCGGGCCATGTTCGCCGGTGTCGACGAGGTCATCGACGTGGCCGCGCGTGAAGGGATCGACGCCGACATCGTCAAGGGCGGGCTCATCCACGTCGCGACCAACCCCGCGCAGCGAGCCCGGCTGCTCGCCGAGACCGAGGACCTGCGCCAGTGGGGATTCGGCCCCGATGACCTGCGGAACCTCGACCGGGACGAATGGGAGGGCCGGATCCGCGTAGCAGGGGCACTGGCCGCGACCTACACGCCGCACTGCGCGCGCATCCAGCCGGCCAAGCTCGCGATCGGGTTGGCACGTACGGTGGCCGGCCTCGGGGTCGACATCTTCGAGGGCACCGCGGTCTCCGAAATCCGTCCGCGGACGGGCGGGCGGCCCGCGACGGCCGTCACCGACCGGGGCGACGTGCGCGCCGACTACGTCATCCGGGCGACCGAGGGCTTCACCGCGTCGCTGGCCGGTCAGCGACGCCAGTGGCTTCCGATGAACAGTTCGATGATCGTCACCGAACCGCTCGGCGCCGACGTGTGGAAGCACATCGGCTGGGAGGGCCGCGAGCTGCTCGGCGACGAGGCCCACGCCTACGTTTACGCGCAGCGCACCTCCGACGACCGCATCGCCATCGGCGGCCGGGGAGTGCCCTACCGGTTCGGTTCGGCCACCGACCGGCGCGGCGGGACACAGCCGCAGACGGTCGCCTCCCTGTGGCGGGTCCTGTCGCGCCTGATGCCGGCCGCGGCGCAGGCCCCGGTCCAGCACGCCTGGTGCGGTGTGCTCGGCGTTCCCCGCGACTGGTGTTCGACCACGCACGTGGACCACGAGTCGGGGCTCGGCTGGGCCGGCGGCTACGTCGGGAGCGGGGTCACCACGACGAACCTGGCCGGGCGGACGCTGCGCGATCTGGTGCTGCGCGAGGACACGGAGCTCACCCGGCTGCCCTGGGTCGGCCGCCGGGTCCGCAACTGGGAGCCGGAGCCGCTGCGCTGGACGGGCGTGCAACTCATCTACCACCTGTTCCGTACCGCCGACCGGCGGGAGAACGACCACGTGGCCGCGACCTCGGCCTACGCGCGAATCGCGCAGATGATCTCCGGTCGCTGA
- the ureG gene encoding urease accessory protein UreG, which produces MDHVHNDKQSHSHADTAGTLPRSADHALRVGIGGPVGSGKTALVAALCRSLSTKLGLAVVTNDIYTTEDADFLLRNGVLSAERVRAVETGACPHTAIRDDISANLEAVEDLEDSLPPLDLILIESGGDNLTATFSRGLVHHQIFVIDVAGGDKVPRKGGPGVTGADLLVINKTDLASQVNADLDVMRRDAYAKRGGLPVLFTSLTRDPAATDVAMWVRDRLAVPTG; this is translated from the coding sequence ATGGACCACGTCCACAACGACAAGCAGTCCCACAGCCACGCCGATACGGCGGGGACTCTGCCGCGTTCGGCCGACCACGCCCTGCGGGTCGGCATCGGCGGCCCCGTCGGATCCGGCAAGACCGCGCTGGTCGCAGCACTGTGCCGCAGCCTCAGCACGAAGCTCGGACTGGCCGTGGTGACCAATGACATCTACACCACCGAGGACGCCGACTTCCTGCTGCGCAACGGGGTGCTCTCCGCCGAGCGGGTGCGGGCGGTCGAGACCGGAGCCTGCCCCCACACGGCGATCCGGGACGACATCTCCGCCAATCTCGAGGCCGTCGAGGACCTCGAAGACAGCCTGCCGCCGCTGGACCTCATCCTCATCGAGAGCGGCGGGGACAACCTGACGGCGACGTTCAGCCGCGGACTCGTCCACCACCAGATCTTCGTCATCGACGTCGCCGGCGGCGACAAGGTGCCACGCAAGGGCGGTCCCGGCGTCACCGGGGCGGACCTGCTGGTCATCAACAAGACCGACCTCGCGTCACAGGTCAACGCGGATCTCGACGTCATGCGGCGCGACGCCTACGCCAAACGCGGCGGGCTGCCCGTGCTGTTCACGTCACTGACCCGGGATCCCGCCGCGACGGACGTCGCCATGTGGGTGCGGGACCGCCTCGCCGTACCCACCGGCTGA
- a CDS encoding urease accessory protein UreD, translated as MRASARLAVERRSGPTGRTRISRLRSDAPLILRPTNPVRPEPMQRWNIQGPGTTRVSLAAGAAGPIGGDHLRLDIEVGPGAALILRTVAASLLLPGPHGRPSSSEVAARVAAGGTLVWLPEPVIAARGCDHRAATRISLEPGARLLLREELLLGRHGEQPGTVHQRLRVTVGDGPLHDQELHLGPRAPGWDGPAVTGGRRALGSLLLVDPDGAPPIADRLPRAGVDASGAAASGAALMPLTGPAVLLTALADEALTLRRQIDSALAVLDHAPPPAGATVGAGTRSMPRSRGQAHAAAMGRGQPGKFS; from the coding sequence ATGCGGGCCTCCGCACGGCTGGCCGTCGAACGCCGTTCCGGTCCCACCGGCCGGACCCGGATCAGCCGGCTGCGTTCGGACGCGCCGTTGATCCTACGGCCCACCAACCCGGTGCGTCCGGAGCCGATGCAGCGTTGGAACATCCAAGGCCCGGGAACCACCCGGGTCTCACTCGCCGCCGGGGCGGCGGGGCCGATCGGCGGAGACCACCTGCGCCTCGACATCGAGGTCGGACCGGGCGCGGCCCTGATCCTGCGCACCGTCGCCGCGTCGCTGCTGCTGCCGGGGCCACACGGACGCCCGTCATCCAGCGAGGTCGCCGCGAGGGTCGCGGCCGGCGGGACCCTGGTCTGGCTGCCCGAACCGGTCATCGCCGCCCGCGGCTGTGATCACCGCGCCGCGACCCGCATAAGTCTGGAACCGGGCGCGCGTCTACTGCTCCGAGAGGAGTTGCTGCTCGGCCGGCACGGTGAGCAACCGGGTACCGTCCACCAGCGGCTGCGGGTCACCGTCGGAGACGGGCCACTGCATGACCAGGAGCTCCATCTGGGGCCACGCGCCCCGGGCTGGGACGGCCCGGCCGTCACCGGTGGCCGGCGGGCACTGGGCTCCCTGCTCCTCGTCGATCCCGACGGGGCACCACCCATCGCGGACCGGCTGCCTCGCGCCGGCGTCGACGCCTCGGGAGCCGCTGCTTCCGGCGCCGCCCTGATGCCGCTCACCGGGCCCGCCGTACTGCTCACCGCGCTCGCGGACGAGGCTCTCACCCTCCGCCGACAGATCGACTCCGCCCTGGCGGTCCTCGATCACGCTCCGCCGCCGGCCGGGGCAACGGTCGGCGCGGGCACCCGGTCGATGCCGCGGTCACGCGGTCAAGCGCACGCGGCCGCCATGGGACGGGGGCAGCCGGGCAAGTTCTCGTAG